One segment of Mastomys coucha isolate ucsf_1 unplaced genomic scaffold, UCSF_Mcou_1 pScaffold23, whole genome shotgun sequence DNA contains the following:
- the Usp19 gene encoding ubiquitin carboxyl-terminal hydrolase 19 isoform X8: MSAGASAAGPRRGPPGLEEATSKKKQKDRANQESKDGDPGRVSIPRKEPTKDELLLDWRQSADEVIVKLRVGTGPVRLEEVDAAFTDTDCVVRLPDGRQWGGVFFAEIQSSCAKVQARKGGLLQLALPKKVPLLTWPSLLKKPLGTQELVPGLRCQENGQELSPIALEPGSEPRRAKQEARNQKRAQGRGEVGSGAGPGAQAGPSAKRAVHLRRGPEGEGSMDGPGPQGDAPSFLSDSATQVEAEEQLHVPPVTPQTSLLGSEKNLALLTVEKTVSPRNDPVAPVMVRNRDHEKDDHIKEEMAVGADSAALVEEPESMVNLAFVKNDSYEKGPDSVVVHVYVKEIRRDTSRVLFREQDFTLIFQTRDGNFLRLHPGCGPHTIFRWQVKLRNLIEPEQCTFCFTASRIDICLRKRQSQRWGGLEAPATRGAVGGAKVAVPTGPTPLDSTPPGGGPHPLTGQEEARAVEKEKPKARSEDSGLDGVVARTPLEHVAPKPEPHLASPKPTCMVPPMPHSPVSGDSVEEDEEEEKKVCLPGFTGLVNLGNTCFMNSVIQSLSNTRELRDFFHDRSFEAEINYNNPLGTGGRLAIGFAVLLRALWKGTHQAFQPSKLKAIVASKASQFTGYAQHDAQEFMAFLLDGLHEDLNRIQNKPYTETVDSDGRPDEVVAEEAWQRHKMRNDSFIVDLFQGQYKSKLVCPVCAKVSITFDPFLYLPVPLPQKQKVLPIFYFAREPHSKPIKFLVSVSKENSSASEVLDSLSQSVHVKPENLRLAEVIKNRFHRVFLPSHSLDAVSPTDVLLCFELLSPELAKERVVVLEVQQRPQVPSIPISKCAACQRKQQSEDEKLKRCTRCYRVGYCNQFCQKTHWPDHKGLCRPENIGYPFLVSVPASRLTYARLAQLLEGYARYSVSVFQPPFQPGRMALESQSPGCTTLLSGSSLEAGDSEREPFQPSELQLVTAVAEGDTGAHRLWPPAERGPVPSTSGISSEMLASGPIEDCSLLAGERVSRPEAAVPGYQHSSESMNTHTPQFFIYKIDASNREQRLEDKGETPLELGDDCSLALVWRNNERLQEFVLVASKELECAEDPGSAGEAARAGHFTLDQCLNLFTRPEVLAPEEAWYCPQCKQHREASKQLLLWRLPNVLIVQLKRFSFRSFIWRDKINDLVEFPVRNLDLSKFCIGQKEEQLPSYDLYAVINHYGGMIGGHYTACARLPNDRSSQRSDVGWRLFDDSTVTTVDESQVVTRYAYVLFYRRRNSPVERPPRAGHSEHHPDLGPAAEAAASQGLGPGQAPEVAPTRTAPERFAPPVDRPAPTYSNMEEVD; the protein is encoded by the exons ATGTCTGCCGGGGCCAGTGCTGCAGGCCCCAGGAGGGGGCCTCCAGGATTAGAAGAGGCCACTAgtaagaagaaacagaaggatcgAGCAAACCAGGAGAGTAAAGATGGAGATCCTGGGAGAG TGTCCATCCCTCGAAAGGAGCCGACCAAAGATG AACTGTTGCTCGATTGGAGGCAGAGTGCAGATGAGGTGATTGTTAAGCTGCGGGTGGGAACAGGTCCTGTGCGTCTGGAGGAAGTAGATGCCGCTTTCACAGACACGGACTGTGTGGTGAGGCTTCCAG ATGGTCGGCAATGGGGTGGTGTCTTCTTTGCTGAAATACAAAGTTCTTGCGCCAAAGTACAGGCTCGCAAGGGTGGTCTTCTGCAGTTAGCACTACCCAAGAAGGTGCCTCTGCTCACATGGCCCTCTCTCCTG AAGAAACCACTAGGGACCCAAGAGCTGGTGCCAGGGTTGCGGTGCCAGGAGAATGGGCAAGAGCTGTCTCCCATTGCCCTGGAGCCAGGCTCTGAGCCTCGCAGAGCTAAACAGGAAGCCCGAAACCAGAAGCGGGCCCAGGGCCGTGGTGAGGTAGGCTCAGGGGCTGGCCCTGGGGCACAGGCAGGGCCCAGTGCCAAGAGGGCTGTTCATCTCCGCAGAGGGCCAGAAGGGGAAGGGTCCATGGATGGCCCTGGCCCCCAGGGTGATGCCCCATCCTTCCTGTCTGACTCAGCTACCCAG GTTGAGGCTGAGGAGCAGCTCCATGTTCCACCAGTGACCCCTCAAACAAGTCTCTTGGGCTCAGAGAAGAATTTAGCCCTTCTGACAGTAGAGAAGACAGTGTCCCCCAGGAATGACCCAGTCGCCCCGGTCATGGTCCGGAACAGAGACCATGAGAAAGACGACCACATCAAAGAGGAGATGGCAGTTGGAGCTGATTCTGCAGCCTTAGTGGAGG AACCAGAGTCTATGGTGAACCTGGCATTTGTCAAGAATGACTCGTATGAGAAGGGTCCGGattcagtggtggtgcacgtgtATGTGAAGGAGATCCGCAGAGACACCTCTCGAGTACTTTTCCGAGAGCAGGACTTCACGCTGATCTTCCAGACCAG GGATGGAAACTTTCTGAGGCTGCATCCGGGCTGTGGGCCCCACACCATCTTCCGCTGGCAGGTGAAGCTCAG GAACTTGATTGAACCAGAGCAGTGTACGTTCTGTTTCACGGCCTCTCGAATCGATATCTGCCTCCGGAAGCGGCAGAGTCAGCGCTGGGGGGGACTGGAGGCCCCTGCTACACGAG GTGCAGTGGGTGGTGCAAAGGTTGCCGTGCCGACAGGTCCAACCCCTTTGGATTCAACCCCTCCAGGAGGTGGCCCCCACCCCCTGACAGGCCAGGAGGAAGCCAGGGCTGTGGAGAAGGAAAAACCCAAGGCTCGATCGGAGGACTCAGGGCTTGATGGTGTGGTGGCCCGCACCCCCTTGGAGCATGTAGCCCCAAAGCCAGAACCACACTTGGCCTCG CCCAAACCCACATGTATGGTGCCTCCAATGCCTCATAGTCCAGTGAGTGGAGATAGTGTGGAGGAGGacgaagaggaagagaagaaggtgtGCCTGCCAGGCTTTACTGGCCTTGTCAACTTAGGGAACACGTGTTTCATGAATAGTGTCATTCAGTCTCTATCCAACACTCGGGAACTTCGTGACTTCTTCCATG ACCGATCCTTTGAAGCTGAGATTAACTACAATAACCCGCTGGGGACTGGTGGGCGTCTGGCCATTGGCTTTGCTGTGCTGCTCCGGGCCCTGTGGAAGGGCACTCACCAGGCCTTCCAGCCCTCCAAGCTAAAG GCCATTGTAGCAAGCAAGGCCAGCCAATTCACAGGCTATGCACAGCACGATGCCCAAGAGTTCATGGCTTTCTTGTTGGATGGGctgcatgaagacctgaatcGGATTCAAAACAAACCCTACACAGAGACCGTGGATTCAGACGGGCGGCCTGATGAG GTTGTAGCTGAGGAGGCATGGCAGCGGCACAAGATGAGGAATGACTCGTTCATTGTGGACCTGTTTCAGGGCCAGTACAAATCAAAGCtggtgtgtcctgtgtgtgccaAG GTCTCCATCACTTTTGACCCATTCCTTTATCTGCCGGTACCCTTGCCACAAAAGCAAAAGGTTCTCCCCATATTTTATTTCGCCAGGGAGCCCCACAGCAAACCCATCAAG TTCCTGGTGAGCGTTAGCAAGGAGAACTCCAGTGCAAGTGAAGTTTTGGATTCCCTCTCTCAGAGTGTCCACGTGAAGCCTGAAAACCTGCGCCTGGCTGAG GTAATTAAGAACCGTTTCCACCGTGTTTTCCTGCCCTCCCACTCACTGGACGCTGTGTCCCCAACGGACGTGCTCCTCTGCTTTGAGCTGCTATCCCCAGAGCTGGCTAAGGAGCGGGTAGTGGTGCTAGAGGTGCAGCAG CGCCCCCAGGTACCCAGCATCCCTATCTCCAAGTGCGCAGCCTGCCAGCGGAAGCAGCAGTCAGAAGATGAAAAACTGAAGCGTTGTACCCGTTGCTACCGTGTGGGCTACTGCAACCA gTTCTGCCAGAAAACCCATTGGCCTGACCACAAAGGCCTCTGCCGCCCTGAGAACATTGGCTACCCATTCCTGGTCAGTGTTCCTGCTTCACGCCTCACTTATGCCCGTCTTGCTCAGCTACTAGAAGGTTATGCCCG GTACTCTGTGAGTGTATTCCAACCGCCCTTCCAGCCTGGCCGCATGGCTTTGGAATCGCAGAGCCCTGGCTGTACCACGTTGCTTTCAGGCAGCTCTCTGGAGGCTGGGGATAGTGAAAGAGAACCCTTTCAGCCTTCTGAGCTCCAGTTGGTGACTGCTGTGGCCGAGGGTGACACAGGGGCTCACCGCTTGTGGCCCCCTGCGGAGCGGGGTCCTGTGCCTAGCACTAGTGGAATTTCTTCAGAGATGCTGGCCAGTGGGCCTATTGAAGACTGTTCCTTGCTTGCTGGTGAGAGGGTGTCTCGGCCTGAAG CTGCTGTGCCTGGGTACCAGCACTCAAGTGAATCTATGAATACCCACACACCCCagttcttcatctataaaattgaTGCATCAAACCGTGAACAGCGGCTTGAGGACAAAG GGGAGACACCATTGGAGCTAGGTGATGACTGTAGCCTGGCTCTGGTGTGGCGGAACAATGAACGCCTGCAGGAGTTTGTGTTGGTGGCCTCCAAGGAGCTGGAGTGTGCTGAAGATCCAGGCTCCGCTGGGGAGGCTGCCCGTGCTGGCCACTTCACCCTGGACCAGTGCCTCAACCTCTTCACACGACCTGAAGTACTGGCACCTGAGGAGGCCTG GTACTGCCCACAGTGCAAACAGCATCGGGAGGCCTCCAAACAGCTGCTCTTGTGGCGCCTACCGAATGTGCTCATTGTGCAGCTCAAGCGCTTCTCCTTTCGTAGTTTCATTTGGCGAGACAAGATCAATGACTTGGTGGAGTTTCCTGTTCG GAACCTGGACTTGAGCAAGTTCTGTATTGGTCAGAAAGAGGAGCAGCTGCCTAGCTATGACCTGTATGCTGTCATCAACCACTATGGAGGCATGATCGGTGGCCACTATACTGCCTGTGCACGGCTGCCCAATGATCGCAGTAGCCAGCGCAGTGACGTGG GCTGGCGCTTGTTTGATGACAGCACGGTGACAACAGTAGATGAGAGCCAGGTCGTGACGCGCTATGCCTATGTTCTCTTCTACCGTCGGCGGAACTCTCCTGTGGAGAGACCCCCCAGGGCAGGTCACTCTGAACACCACCCAGACCTAGGCCCTGCAGCTGAGGCTGCTGCCAGCCAG GGACTAGGCCCTGGCCAGGCCCCCGAGGTGGCCCCCACGCGGACAGCCCCTGAACGCTTCGCCCCCCCTGTGGACCGCCCAGCCCCCACGTACAGCAACATGGAGGAGGTCGATTAG
- the Usp19 gene encoding ubiquitin carboxyl-terminal hydrolase 19 isoform X3 encodes MSAGASAAGPRRGPPGLEEATSKKKQKDRANQESKDGDPGRVSIPRKEPTKDVELLLDWRQSADEVIVKLRVGTGPVRLEEVDAAFTDTDCVVRLPDGRQWGGVFFAEIQSSCAKVQARKGGLLQLALPKKVPLLTWPSLLKPLGTQELVPGLRCQENGQELSPIALEPGSEPRRAKQEARNQKRAQGRGEVGSGAGPGAQAGPSAKRAVHLRRGPEGEGSMDGPGPQGDAPSFLSDSATQVEAEEQLHVPPVTPQTSLLGSEKNLALLTVEKTVSPRNDPVAPVMVRNRDHEKDDHIKEEMAVGADSAALVEEPESMVNLAFVKNDSYEKGPDSVVVHVYVKEIRRDTSRVLFREQDFTLIFQTRDGNFLRLHPGCGPHTIFRWQVKLRNLIEPEQCTFCFTASRIDICLRKRQSQRWGGLEAPATRGAVGGAKVAVPTGPTPLDSTPPGGGPHPLTGQEEARAVEKEKPKARSEDSGLDGVVARTPLEHVAPKPEPHLASPKPTCMVPPMPHSPVSGDSVEEDEEEEKKVCLPGFTGLVNLGNTCFMNSVIQSLSNTRELRDFFHDRSFEAEINYNNPLGTGGRLAIGFAVLLRALWKGTHQAFQPSKLKAIVASKASQFTGYAQHDAQEFMAFLLDGLHEDLNRIQNKPYTETVDSDGRPDEVVAEEAWQRHKMRNDSFIVDLFQGQYKSKLVCPVCAKVSITFDPFLYLPVPLPQKQKVLPIFYFAREPHSKPIKFLVSVSKENSSASEVLDSLSQSVHVKPENLRLAEVIKNRFHRVFLPSHSLDAVSPTDVLLCFELLSPELAKERVVVLEVQQRPQVPSIPISKCAACQRKQQSEDEKLKRCTRCYRVGYCNQFCQKTHWPDHKGLCRPENIGYPFLVSVPASRLTYARLAQLLEGYARYSVSVFQPPFQPGRMALESQSPGCTTLLSGSSLEAGDSEREPFQPSELQLVTAVAEGDTGAHRLWPPAERGPVPSTSGISSEMLASGPIEDCSLLAGERVSRPEAAVPGYQHSSESMNTHTPQFFIYKIDASNREQRLEDKGETPLELGDDCSLALVWRNNERLQEFVLVASKELECAEDPGSAGEAARAGHFTLDQCLNLFTRPEVLAPEEAWYCPQCKQHREASKQLLLWRLPNVLIVQLKRFSFRSFIWRDKINDLVEFPVRNLDLSKFCIGQKEEQLPSYDLYAVINHYGGMIGGHYTACARLPNDRSSQRSDVGWRLFDDSTVTTVDESQVVTRYAYVLFYRRRNSPVERPPRAGHSEHHPDLGPAAEAAASQASRIWQELEAEEEMVPEGPGPLGPWGPQDWVGPPPRGPTTPDEGCLRYFVLGTVAALVALVLNVFYPLVSQSRWR; translated from the exons ATGTCTGCCGGGGCCAGTGCTGCAGGCCCCAGGAGGGGGCCTCCAGGATTAGAAGAGGCCACTAgtaagaagaaacagaaggatcgAGCAAACCAGGAGAGTAAAGATGGAGATCCTGGGAGAG TGTCCATCCCTCGAAAGGAGCCGACCAAAGATG TAGAACTGTTGCTCGATTGGAGGCAGAGTGCAGATGAGGTGATTGTTAAGCTGCGGGTGGGAACAGGTCCTGTGCGTCTGGAGGAAGTAGATGCCGCTTTCACAGACACGGACTGTGTGGTGAGGCTTCCAG ATGGTCGGCAATGGGGTGGTGTCTTCTTTGCTGAAATACAAAGTTCTTGCGCCAAAGTACAGGCTCGCAAGGGTGGTCTTCTGCAGTTAGCACTACCCAAGAAGGTGCCTCTGCTCACATGGCCCTCTCTCCTG AAACCACTAGGGACCCAAGAGCTGGTGCCAGGGTTGCGGTGCCAGGAGAATGGGCAAGAGCTGTCTCCCATTGCCCTGGAGCCAGGCTCTGAGCCTCGCAGAGCTAAACAGGAAGCCCGAAACCAGAAGCGGGCCCAGGGCCGTGGTGAGGTAGGCTCAGGGGCTGGCCCTGGGGCACAGGCAGGGCCCAGTGCCAAGAGGGCTGTTCATCTCCGCAGAGGGCCAGAAGGGGAAGGGTCCATGGATGGCCCTGGCCCCCAGGGTGATGCCCCATCCTTCCTGTCTGACTCAGCTACCCAG GTTGAGGCTGAGGAGCAGCTCCATGTTCCACCAGTGACCCCTCAAACAAGTCTCTTGGGCTCAGAGAAGAATTTAGCCCTTCTGACAGTAGAGAAGACAGTGTCCCCCAGGAATGACCCAGTCGCCCCGGTCATGGTCCGGAACAGAGACCATGAGAAAGACGACCACATCAAAGAGGAGATGGCAGTTGGAGCTGATTCTGCAGCCTTAGTGGAGG AACCAGAGTCTATGGTGAACCTGGCATTTGTCAAGAATGACTCGTATGAGAAGGGTCCGGattcagtggtggtgcacgtgtATGTGAAGGAGATCCGCAGAGACACCTCTCGAGTACTTTTCCGAGAGCAGGACTTCACGCTGATCTTCCAGACCAG GGATGGAAACTTTCTGAGGCTGCATCCGGGCTGTGGGCCCCACACCATCTTCCGCTGGCAGGTGAAGCTCAG GAACTTGATTGAACCAGAGCAGTGTACGTTCTGTTTCACGGCCTCTCGAATCGATATCTGCCTCCGGAAGCGGCAGAGTCAGCGCTGGGGGGGACTGGAGGCCCCTGCTACACGAG GTGCAGTGGGTGGTGCAAAGGTTGCCGTGCCGACAGGTCCAACCCCTTTGGATTCAACCCCTCCAGGAGGTGGCCCCCACCCCCTGACAGGCCAGGAGGAAGCCAGGGCTGTGGAGAAGGAAAAACCCAAGGCTCGATCGGAGGACTCAGGGCTTGATGGTGTGGTGGCCCGCACCCCCTTGGAGCATGTAGCCCCAAAGCCAGAACCACACTTGGCCTCG CCCAAACCCACATGTATGGTGCCTCCAATGCCTCATAGTCCAGTGAGTGGAGATAGTGTGGAGGAGGacgaagaggaagagaagaaggtgtGCCTGCCAGGCTTTACTGGCCTTGTCAACTTAGGGAACACGTGTTTCATGAATAGTGTCATTCAGTCTCTATCCAACACTCGGGAACTTCGTGACTTCTTCCATG ACCGATCCTTTGAAGCTGAGATTAACTACAATAACCCGCTGGGGACTGGTGGGCGTCTGGCCATTGGCTTTGCTGTGCTGCTCCGGGCCCTGTGGAAGGGCACTCACCAGGCCTTCCAGCCCTCCAAGCTAAAG GCCATTGTAGCAAGCAAGGCCAGCCAATTCACAGGCTATGCACAGCACGATGCCCAAGAGTTCATGGCTTTCTTGTTGGATGGGctgcatgaagacctgaatcGGATTCAAAACAAACCCTACACAGAGACCGTGGATTCAGACGGGCGGCCTGATGAG GTTGTAGCTGAGGAGGCATGGCAGCGGCACAAGATGAGGAATGACTCGTTCATTGTGGACCTGTTTCAGGGCCAGTACAAATCAAAGCtggtgtgtcctgtgtgtgccaAG GTCTCCATCACTTTTGACCCATTCCTTTATCTGCCGGTACCCTTGCCACAAAAGCAAAAGGTTCTCCCCATATTTTATTTCGCCAGGGAGCCCCACAGCAAACCCATCAAG TTCCTGGTGAGCGTTAGCAAGGAGAACTCCAGTGCAAGTGAAGTTTTGGATTCCCTCTCTCAGAGTGTCCACGTGAAGCCTGAAAACCTGCGCCTGGCTGAG GTAATTAAGAACCGTTTCCACCGTGTTTTCCTGCCCTCCCACTCACTGGACGCTGTGTCCCCAACGGACGTGCTCCTCTGCTTTGAGCTGCTATCCCCAGAGCTGGCTAAGGAGCGGGTAGTGGTGCTAGAGGTGCAGCAG CGCCCCCAGGTACCCAGCATCCCTATCTCCAAGTGCGCAGCCTGCCAGCGGAAGCAGCAGTCAGAAGATGAAAAACTGAAGCGTTGTACCCGTTGCTACCGTGTGGGCTACTGCAACCA gTTCTGCCAGAAAACCCATTGGCCTGACCACAAAGGCCTCTGCCGCCCTGAGAACATTGGCTACCCATTCCTGGTCAGTGTTCCTGCTTCACGCCTCACTTATGCCCGTCTTGCTCAGCTACTAGAAGGTTATGCCCG GTACTCTGTGAGTGTATTCCAACCGCCCTTCCAGCCTGGCCGCATGGCTTTGGAATCGCAGAGCCCTGGCTGTACCACGTTGCTTTCAGGCAGCTCTCTGGAGGCTGGGGATAGTGAAAGAGAACCCTTTCAGCCTTCTGAGCTCCAGTTGGTGACTGCTGTGGCCGAGGGTGACACAGGGGCTCACCGCTTGTGGCCCCCTGCGGAGCGGGGTCCTGTGCCTAGCACTAGTGGAATTTCTTCAGAGATGCTGGCCAGTGGGCCTATTGAAGACTGTTCCTTGCTTGCTGGTGAGAGGGTGTCTCGGCCTGAAG CTGCTGTGCCTGGGTACCAGCACTCAAGTGAATCTATGAATACCCACACACCCCagttcttcatctataaaattgaTGCATCAAACCGTGAACAGCGGCTTGAGGACAAAG GGGAGACACCATTGGAGCTAGGTGATGACTGTAGCCTGGCTCTGGTGTGGCGGAACAATGAACGCCTGCAGGAGTTTGTGTTGGTGGCCTCCAAGGAGCTGGAGTGTGCTGAAGATCCAGGCTCCGCTGGGGAGGCTGCCCGTGCTGGCCACTTCACCCTGGACCAGTGCCTCAACCTCTTCACACGACCTGAAGTACTGGCACCTGAGGAGGCCTG GTACTGCCCACAGTGCAAACAGCATCGGGAGGCCTCCAAACAGCTGCTCTTGTGGCGCCTACCGAATGTGCTCATTGTGCAGCTCAAGCGCTTCTCCTTTCGTAGTTTCATTTGGCGAGACAAGATCAATGACTTGGTGGAGTTTCCTGTTCG GAACCTGGACTTGAGCAAGTTCTGTATTGGTCAGAAAGAGGAGCAGCTGCCTAGCTATGACCTGTATGCTGTCATCAACCACTATGGAGGCATGATCGGTGGCCACTATACTGCCTGTGCACGGCTGCCCAATGATCGCAGTAGCCAGCGCAGTGACGTGG GCTGGCGCTTGTTTGATGACAGCACGGTGACAACAGTAGATGAGAGCCAGGTCGTGACGCGCTATGCCTATGTTCTCTTCTACCGTCGGCGGAACTCTCCTGTGGAGAGACCCCCCAGGGCAGGTCACTCTGAACACCACCCAGACCTAGGCCCTGCAGCTGAGGCTGCTGCCAGCCAG GCTTCCCGGATTTGGCAGGAGCTCGAGGCCGAGGAGGAGATGGTACCCGAGGGGCCTGGGCCTCTGGGTCCTTGGGGGCCCCAAGACTGGGTGGGGCCCCCGCCACGTGGCCCTACCACACCAGACGAGGGCTGCCTCCGATACTTTGTCCTGGGTACCGTGGCGGCTTTGGTGGCCCTTGTGCTCAACGTATTCTATCCTCTGGTATCTCAGAGTCGCTGGAGATGA